The following are encoded in a window of Anopheles gambiae chromosome X, idAnoGambNW_F1_1, whole genome shotgun sequence genomic DNA:
- the LOC1272362 gene encoding protein VAC14 homolog isoform X1, which yields MENAFAPISEACVKALSDKTYDKRKVAALEIEKMVTDFKMKKNMTQIKRIIDVLSRDFVRSNDANKKKGGLIALAATSIALGKDTEKFIEDIVNPIMNCLIDNDNRVRFFASESLYNVVKVARGAVLPFFPSVFNALSRLVTDPDQTIKNGSEILDRLLKDIVIESSQTFDLDAFIPLVRERIMVKSSFARQFIISWISVLNAVPEINMVVFLPEILHGLFQILEDPLPEIQRMCESLLAQFLKIIKLDPSAADIPTMTNVLIVQAQSSNPLIQFYAITWIKEFVQLSGGEILCFASGIFTAILPCLAFESDAKKNIKDCANAVNLHLLELISSGEDKQKNLSYLDLNSVMEVLRQYLVHSPVPTKIAVLKWVHHLFTEVHDEMSEHANKLFPVLLRDCLSDSSDEVVLQAIVVLAEIVNSATVKGNDFDQTQYRQFLVELLNLFSENNTFLEKRGTLIIRQLCRLLNAEYIYRTFAEILLEERINLKIASTMVRTLNMILLTTSDLFDLRNMLHDIRNEKSASLFECLYKCWAHCPVSTLSLCLLAQCYQHVSEIVTLFADIEITVDFLVEIDKMVQLIESPIFASLRLALISHSNDNADAQHLSRALYGILMLLPQTEAFHLLNNRLKCVPNYWSQPNKISSKSTNESQCNIKFDELFTYFKYVQDLHHQKRVEKRKKNQF from the exons ATGGAAAATGCCTTTGCACCGATCAGCGAGGCGTGCGTTAAGGCGCTCAGCGACAAAACGTACGACAAGCGCAAGGTGGCCGCCCTCGAGATCGAAAA GATGGTGACCGATTTCAAGATGAAAAAGAACATGACGCAGATCAAACGCATCATCGACGTGCTGAGCCGGGACTTTGTGCGGTCGAACGACGCGAACAAGAAGAAGGGCGGGCTGATCGCGCTGGCCGCCACCAGCATCGCGCTCGGCAAGGACACGGAAAAGTTCATCGAGGACATCGTCAACCCGATCATGAACTGCCTGATCGACAACGACAACCGGGTGCGCTTTTTCGCGAGCGAGTCGCTCTACAACGTGGTGAAGGTGGCGCGCGGCGCCGTGCTGCCCTTCTTCCCGAGCGTCTTTAACGCGCTCAGCCGGTTGGTGACCGATCCGGACCAGACGATCAAGAACGGCAGCGAGATACTGGACCGGCTGCTGAAGGATATTGTGATCGAGTCCTCGCAGACGTTCGACCTGGACGCGTTCATACCGCTGGTGCGGGAGCGCATCATGGTGAAGAGTTCGTTCGCGCGCCAGTTCATCATCTCGTGGATCTCGGTGCTGAACGCGGTGCCGGAGATCAACATGGTCGTCTTTCTGCCGGAGATACTGCACGGCCTATTCCAGATACTGGAGGATCCGCTGCCGGAAATCCAGCGCATGTGCGAGTCGCTGCTCGCCCAGTTCCTGAAGATCATCAAGCTGGACCCGAGCGCGGCCGACATCCCGACGATGACGAACGTGCTGATCGTGCAGGCCCAGTCGAGCAATCCGCTGATCCAGTTTTACGCCATCACCTGGATCAAGGAGTTCGTGCAGCTGTCCGGGGGCGAGATACTGTGTTTCGCGAGCGGCATCTTCACCGCCATCCTGCCCTGCCTGGCGTTCGAGAGCGACGCGAAGAAGAACATCAAGGACTGCGCGAACGCGGTCAACCTGCACCTGCTCGAGCTGATCTCGAGCGGCGAGGACAAGCAGAAGAATCTCAGCTACCTCGACCTCAACTCGGTGATGGAGGTGCTGCGCCAGTATCTGGTGCACAGCCCGGTGCCGACCAAGATAGCGGTGCTCAAGTGGGTGCACCATCTGTTCACCGAGGTGCACGACGAGATGTCGGAGCACGCGAACAAGCTGTTCCCGGTGCTGCTGCGCGACTGCCTGTCGGACAGCTCGGACGAGGTGGTGCTGCAGGCGATCGTTGTGCTGGCGGAGATCGTCAACTCGGCCACGGTCAAGGGGAACGACTTCGACCAGACGCAGTACAGGCAGTTTCTGGTCGAGCTGCTCAACCTGTTCAGCGAGAACAACACGTTCCTGGAGAAGCGGGGCACGCTCATCATACGGCAGCTGTGCCGGCTGCTGAACGCGGAGTACATCTACCGGACGTTCGCGGAGATTTTGCTCGAGGAGCGCATCAACCTGAAGATTGCCTCCACCATGGTGCGGACGCTCAACATGATCCTGCTGACGACCTCGGACCTGTTCGATCTGCGCAACATGCTGCATGACATACGGAACGAG AAATCTGCCTCACTGTTCGAGTGCCTTTACAAATGTTGGGCGCATTGTCCCGTCTCGACGCTTTCGCTCTGCCTGCTAGCGCAATGCTACCAGCACGTGTCCGAGATAGTCACGCTATT TGCCGATATCGAAATAACGGTCGACTTTCTGGTGGAAATCGACAAGATGGTGCAGCTGATTGAATCTCCGATCTTTGCAT CATTACGGCTCGCGTTGATATCGCACTCGAACGATAATGCCGACGCACAGCATCTCTCACGTGCACTGTACGGTATACTGATGCTGCTGCCCCAGACCGAAGCGTTCCATCTGCTGAACAATCGGTTGAAGTGTGTGCCTAACTACTGGAGCCAACCGAACAAGAT CAGCTCCAAGTCTACCAATGAAAGCCAGTGCAACATCAAGTTTGACGAGCTGTTCACCTACTTCAAGTACGTGCAGGATCTGCATCACCAGAAGCGCGtcgaaaagcgaaagaaaaatcaattttaa
- the LOC1272360 gene encoding transmembrane protein 41 homolog: MAPDANGTALYGSSNNNNHHHHHHEQKLVQQRPSATMNGSAKAANGGPPQPQQHSKASSPPADEDRSARQSLFILAAIFFTSLFAMVYVYAMFPQLEESEKQYLKVPFDIEDAKQLGRVLDRYKDLYNLEVMFGIILVYIFLQTFAIPGSLFLSILSGFLYSFPVALTLVCFCSALGATLCYLLSQLVGRRLVKYYFPERAHHWAKQVDRHRDDLLSYMLFLRMTPFLPNWFINLVAPVIGVPLYPFALGTFLGVAPPSFIAIQAGKTLYKMTSSSDAFSWGSIAMLAAFSVVALVPVIFKRYFKAKID; encoded by the exons ATGGCACCGGATGCGAACGGGACGGCACTgtacggcagcagcaacaacaacaaccaccaccaccaccatcacgagCAGAAGCTGGTGCAGCAGCGCCCGTCCGCCACGATGAACGGGTCCGCCAAGGCGGCCAACGGTGGGCCGCCCCAGCCCCAGCAGCACAGCAAGGCATCATCGCCGCCGGCGGACGAGGATCGGTCCGCCAGGCAATCGCTCTTCATTCTCGCGGCCATCTTTTTCACCAGCCTGTTCGCGATGGTGTACGTGTACGCGATGTTTCCCCAGCTGGAAGA GTCGGAAAAGCAATATCTGAAGGTGCCGTTCGATATCGAGGACGCAAAGCAGCTCGGCCGGGTGCTCGACCGCTACAAAGACCTGTACAATCTGGAGGTGATGTTCGGCATCATACTGGTGTACATATT TCTGCAAACGTTTGCCATTCCCGGCTCGCTGTTCCTCTCGATACTGAGCGGCTTCCTGTACAGCTTCCCGGTCGCCCTCACGCTCGTCTGCTTCTGTTCCGCGCTGGGCGCCACGCTGTGCTACCTGCTCTCGCAGCTGGTGGGCCGCCGGCTGGTCAAATACTACTTTCCCGAGCGGGCCCACCACTGGGCGAAGCAGGTCGACCGGCACCGGGACGATCTGCTCAGCTACATGCTGTTCCTGCGCATGACGCCGTTCCTGCCGAACTGGTTCATCAACCTAGTCGCGCCGGTCATCGGCGTTCCGCTCTACCCGTTCGCGCTCGGCACCTTCCTCGGCGTTGCGCCGCCCTCGTTCATCGCGATCCAGGCGGGCAAGACGCTGTACAAGATGACCAGCTCGAGCGACGCGTTCAGCTGGGGCTCGATCGCGATGCTGGCCGCCTTTTCCGTCGTCGCGCTCGTGCCAGTGATCTTCAAGCGCTACTTTAAGGCCAAGATCGACTaa
- the LOC1272362 gene encoding protein VAC14 homolog isoform X2, with protein MENAFAPISEACVKALSDKTYDKRKVAALEIEKMVTDFKMKKNMTQIKRIIDVLSRDFVRSNDANKKKGGLIALAATSIALGKDTEKFIEDIVNPIMNCLIDNDNRVRFFASESLYNVVKVARGAVLPFFPSVFNALSRLVTDPDQTIKNGSEILDRLLKDIVIESSQTFDLDAFIPLVRERIMVKSSFARQFIISWISVLNAVPEINMVVFLPEILHGLFQILEDPLPEIQRMCESLLAQFLKIIKLDPSAADIPTMTNVLIVQAQSSNPLIQFYAITWIKEFVQLSGGEILCFASGIFTAILPCLAFESDAKKNIKDCANAVNLHLLELISSGEDKQKNLSYLDLNSVMEVLRQYLVHSPVPTKIAVLKWVHHLFTEVHDEMSEHANKLFPVLLRDCLSDSSDEVVLQAIVVLAEIVNSATVKGNDFDQTQYRQFLVELLNLFSENNTFLEKRGTLIIRQLCRLLNAEYIYRTFAEILLEERINLKIASTMVRTLNMILLTTSDLFDLRNMLHDIRNEKSASLFECLYKCWAHCPVSTLSLCLLAQCYQHVSEIVTLFADIEITVDFLVEIDKMVQLIESPIFASLRLALISHSNDNADAQHLSRALYGILMLLPQTEAFHLLNNRLKCVPNYWSQPNKISKSTNESQCNIKFDELFTYFKYVQDLHHQKRVEKRKKNQF; from the exons ATGGAAAATGCCTTTGCACCGATCAGCGAGGCGTGCGTTAAGGCGCTCAGCGACAAAACGTACGACAAGCGCAAGGTGGCCGCCCTCGAGATCGAAAA GATGGTGACCGATTTCAAGATGAAAAAGAACATGACGCAGATCAAACGCATCATCGACGTGCTGAGCCGGGACTTTGTGCGGTCGAACGACGCGAACAAGAAGAAGGGCGGGCTGATCGCGCTGGCCGCCACCAGCATCGCGCTCGGCAAGGACACGGAAAAGTTCATCGAGGACATCGTCAACCCGATCATGAACTGCCTGATCGACAACGACAACCGGGTGCGCTTTTTCGCGAGCGAGTCGCTCTACAACGTGGTGAAGGTGGCGCGCGGCGCCGTGCTGCCCTTCTTCCCGAGCGTCTTTAACGCGCTCAGCCGGTTGGTGACCGATCCGGACCAGACGATCAAGAACGGCAGCGAGATACTGGACCGGCTGCTGAAGGATATTGTGATCGAGTCCTCGCAGACGTTCGACCTGGACGCGTTCATACCGCTGGTGCGGGAGCGCATCATGGTGAAGAGTTCGTTCGCGCGCCAGTTCATCATCTCGTGGATCTCGGTGCTGAACGCGGTGCCGGAGATCAACATGGTCGTCTTTCTGCCGGAGATACTGCACGGCCTATTCCAGATACTGGAGGATCCGCTGCCGGAAATCCAGCGCATGTGCGAGTCGCTGCTCGCCCAGTTCCTGAAGATCATCAAGCTGGACCCGAGCGCGGCCGACATCCCGACGATGACGAACGTGCTGATCGTGCAGGCCCAGTCGAGCAATCCGCTGATCCAGTTTTACGCCATCACCTGGATCAAGGAGTTCGTGCAGCTGTCCGGGGGCGAGATACTGTGTTTCGCGAGCGGCATCTTCACCGCCATCCTGCCCTGCCTGGCGTTCGAGAGCGACGCGAAGAAGAACATCAAGGACTGCGCGAACGCGGTCAACCTGCACCTGCTCGAGCTGATCTCGAGCGGCGAGGACAAGCAGAAGAATCTCAGCTACCTCGACCTCAACTCGGTGATGGAGGTGCTGCGCCAGTATCTGGTGCACAGCCCGGTGCCGACCAAGATAGCGGTGCTCAAGTGGGTGCACCATCTGTTCACCGAGGTGCACGACGAGATGTCGGAGCACGCGAACAAGCTGTTCCCGGTGCTGCTGCGCGACTGCCTGTCGGACAGCTCGGACGAGGTGGTGCTGCAGGCGATCGTTGTGCTGGCGGAGATCGTCAACTCGGCCACGGTCAAGGGGAACGACTTCGACCAGACGCAGTACAGGCAGTTTCTGGTCGAGCTGCTCAACCTGTTCAGCGAGAACAACACGTTCCTGGAGAAGCGGGGCACGCTCATCATACGGCAGCTGTGCCGGCTGCTGAACGCGGAGTACATCTACCGGACGTTCGCGGAGATTTTGCTCGAGGAGCGCATCAACCTGAAGATTGCCTCCACCATGGTGCGGACGCTCAACATGATCCTGCTGACGACCTCGGACCTGTTCGATCTGCGCAACATGCTGCATGACATACGGAACGAG AAATCTGCCTCACTGTTCGAGTGCCTTTACAAATGTTGGGCGCATTGTCCCGTCTCGACGCTTTCGCTCTGCCTGCTAGCGCAATGCTACCAGCACGTGTCCGAGATAGTCACGCTATT TGCCGATATCGAAATAACGGTCGACTTTCTGGTGGAAATCGACAAGATGGTGCAGCTGATTGAATCTCCGATCTTTGCAT CATTACGGCTCGCGTTGATATCGCACTCGAACGATAATGCCGACGCACAGCATCTCTCACGTGCACTGTACGGTATACTGATGCTGCTGCCCCAGACCGAAGCGTTCCATCTGCTGAACAATCGGTTGAAGTGTGTGCCTAACTACTGGAGCCAACCGAACAAGAT CTCCAAGTCTACCAATGAAAGCCAGTGCAACATCAAGTTTGACGAGCTGTTCACCTACTTCAAGTACGTGCAGGATCTGCATCACCAGAAGCGCGtcgaaaagcgaaagaaaaatcaattttaa
- the LOC1272363 gene encoding vacuolar-sorting protein SNF8 yields the protein MRRRAGVGAIQKQRLEAEKYKDKGTELQESQFEQMVKQMEALKENLEEFASKHRSEIKKNPQFRRQFQEMCAAIGVDPLASAKGFWSVLGMGDFFYELSVQVVEVCLAHNHITGGLMDLDELRNRLVAARGKSQTHQEITTEDILMATKKLKIFGNGFTVYSVGKNRHMVQSIPGELSLQETTVLSAASNQGQGFVTVASLMSDLGWTQARAEQAVEKMLGEGMAWIDTQGEEKSYWFPSLFPGRLTAKV from the exons ATGCGACGACGGGCCGGAGTTGGTGCGATCCAGAAGCAGCGCCTCGAGGCGGAGAAGTACAAGGACAAGGGTACCGAGCTGCAGGAGTCCCAGTTCGAGCAGATGGTGAAGCAGATGGAAGCGCTGAAGGAGAACCTGGAAGAGTTCGCGTCCAAGCACCGGAGCGAGATCAAGAAGAACCCCCAGTTCCGGCGCCAGTTCCAGGAGATGTGTGCCGCAATCGGGGTGGATCCGCTCGCGTCGGCCAAAGGCTTCTGGAGCGTGCTCGGGATGGGCGATTTCTTCTACGAGCTGAGCGTGCAGGTAGTGGAGGTTTGTTTGGCCCACAACCACATAACAG GTGGTCTGATGGATCTGGACGAGCTACGCAATCGACTGGTGGCGGCCCGCGGCAAGAGCCAAACTCACCAGGAAATCACGACCGAGGACATACTGATGGCGACGAAGAAGCTGAAAATATTCGGCAACGGCTTCACCGTGTACTCGGTCGGGAAGAACCGGCACATGGTGCAGTCCATCCCGGGCGAGCTCAGCCTGCAGGAGACGACGGTGCTGAGTGCGGCCTCGAACCAGGGGCAAGGGTTCGTGACGGTCGCCTCGCTCATGAGCGATCTTGG ATGGACGCAGGCGCGTGCAGAACAGGCGGTGGAGAAAATGCTCGGCGAAGGGATGGCATGGATCGATACGCAAGGGGAGGAGAAGTCGTACTGGTTCCCGAGTCTATTCCCGGGACGACTAACAGCCAAAGTTTGA